A genomic region of Miscanthus floridulus cultivar M001 chromosome 3, ASM1932011v1, whole genome shotgun sequence contains the following coding sequences:
- the LOC136542604 gene encoding uncharacterized protein — MPTRMRGAAGGGLADDTRDLQRQMGCMAGIFQIFDRQRLITGAGRRAARQQKRLPPPSTPPGNTHPKSSSNVPVQSSSTSKIVLEKTFSKCMTENSSLSIESSRASSSSSSCSSFSSLDGNKSVQHELPYINEELFVQRSLKSSPSLKESDMNTKSGHPNVGFRDIVKDSINRDPGGLTVKTSVQEARRNGQYKDSPRPLLLSKSMDGTCIIGIDRTTKVPANVTESRRCLQEQSRFSCDDRRLLRPAETQESKRPSSRPKELPRLSLDSRKESLSPGSRQKNLSYRRTDDILLDTLRPQDSPSHRRANSVIAKLMGLEEATDATGVLTAENCEPTRSPRPAQATHHEHPSRSPRSTCQDSCSMQLKNESSVLKTKPFPRIVTEAAPWRQQDRSATNIKAQQYREAEGRPRTASVYADIERRVGGFDFLECNNKDFRALRILGALNAKDAKSKNDSSGGSVATHRTGYDLTTNSGTFQAPIVVMKPARTTEKHGVSLASVAPMAGLRSLRKLPARYSSFTGTNEKMHLRMSRTQLKSEETVSSASSPRPTSSSSPRNVLKKAEPERRSRPPVSPKSPSKKSNEAISPKGRIRSKPSQVKCHREEVLQSTGNRISLAKQVDVNVMDRAKPPGGNSTFVPPSNAAATASHKAPSILGSDQNIHSLDNIPSPVSVLDTSFYHKRISDSFRDGERHSSEECWNPNSLPDTPQSKASSEVNQIKPENLEVLIQKLEQLQSMNEEDAMKVVNKDVEKIPEASTPLTAEKAVNNDLEKIPEAAPKPRAPVEKAAPAPRAPVEKAAPAPRAPVEKAAPAPRAPVEKAAPAPPAPVEKAAPAPPAPVEKAAPAPLAPVEKAAPAPRAPVVKAAPAPRAPVEKAAPAPPAPVEKGAPAPPAPVEKAAPAPPAPVEKGAPAPPAPVEKAAPAPRAPVVKAAPAPRAPVEKAAAGPPTPVVKSAPAPHSSDEKEVTRKTYASIVKTMRESTQPAPAARPAKPNPRPKAAQNVETNVSSPSKPAHSTDNALPGDKSVPKNKSHDELGYSIFVKNLPFDATVEMVEQEFSKFGSIKSGGIQVKCQPDQFCFGFVEFESQQSMVAAIEASTVYFGPRESYVEEKRTKTRVVDGVITRGDDNGFQYGRGGYYGDSYKRQWGGQNNGYYHDGDNTRNDYSGCVRGPQGNGYPQNSNGYHQNRNSYQQNGNGYSGNGYQQRRPSNNNGNGRVERNNGPRQQQGPAAA, encoded by the exons ATGCCCACCAGGATGCgcggcgccgccggcggcggcttgGCCGACGACACGCGGGACCTCCAGCGCCAAATGGGGTGCATGGCCGGCATATTCCAGATCTTCGACCGCCAGCGGCTCATCACTGGGGCCGGTCGCCGCGCCGCCCGGCAGCAAAAGAGGCTGCCTCCGCCTTCCACCCCACCAG GCAATACTCATCCAAAGAGCAGTAGCAATGTTCCAGTTCAAAGTTCAAGTACCTCAAAGATTGTTCTG GAGAAAACATTCAGCAAATGTATGACCGAGAACAGCAGCCTTTCAATCGAATCATCAagagcttcttcttcctcctcttcgtgCTCATCCTTCTCCTCCCTTGACGGCAACAAATCAGTCCAACACGAGCTTCCTTACATCAATGAGGAGCTCTTTGTGCAGAGGTCACTGAAGAGCTCGCCAAGTTTGAAGGAATCTGACATGAACACCAAGTCTGGCCATCCTAATGTCGGTTTCAGAGACATAGTGAAGGACTCCATCAACCGGGACCCTGGAGGCCTGACTGTAAAAACCTCGGTGCAGGAGGCAAGAAGAAACGGGCAGTACAAGGACTCACCGAGGCCACTGCTGCTGTCCAAATCAATGGATGGAACCTGTATCATTGGGATCGATAGGACCACAAAGGTTCCTGCAAATGTCACTGAATCTAGAAGGTGTTTGCAGGAGCAGTCACGCTTCTCATGTGATGACCGAAGACTCCTGCGGCCAGCTGAAACCCAGGAAAGCAAGAGGCCTTCCTCGAGGCCAAAAGAGCTTCCTAGATTATCCTTGGACAGTAGGAAGGAGTCTCTGAGTCCAGGCTCACGTCAGAAGAACCTCAGTTACAGGAGAACTGATGATATTCTTCTGGATACTTTGAGGCCTCAAGATTCCCCCAGCCATAGGAGAGCTAACAGTGTTATTGCCAAGCTGATGGGGTTGGAAGAAGCAACAGATGCTACAGGGGTGCTGACTGCTGAAAACTGTGAACCCACAAGATCACCGAGACCAGCTCAAGCCACTCACCATGAGCATCCATCACGCTCCCCCAGAAGCACTTGCCAGGATTCCTGCAGCATGCAGCTGAAGAACGAGTCCTCAGTACTGAAAACCAAGCCTTTCCCACGAATTGTCACAGAAGCAGCTCCTTGGAGGCAGCAGGACAGAAGTGCCACCAATATCAAGGCACAACAATATCGAGAAGCTGAAGGGAGGCCAAGAACTGCATCTGTCTATGCTGATATAGAGAGAAGGGTCGGGGGCTTTGACTTCTTAGAGTGTAATAACAAGGACTTCAGGGCTCTCAGAATATTGGGTGCATTGAACGCAAAAGATGCTAAGAGCAAGAATGACAGCAGTGGTGGATCAGTGGCTACTCACAGGACAGGATATGATCTCACCACTAACTCTGGAACCTTCCAGGCTCCTATTGTGGTCATGAAGCCTGCAAGAACCACTGAGAAGCATGGGGTTTCACTGGCTTCTGTTGCTCCCATGGCAGGCCTCAGAAGCCTCAGAAAGTTGCCGGCTAGATATTCATCTTTCACCGGCACAAATGAGAAGATGCATCTTCGGATGTCAAGAACTCAACTGAAGTCTGAAGAAACTGTCAGCAGTGCTAGCTCGCCAAGGCCTACAAGCTCATCAAGTCCCAGAAATGTGCTAAAGAAGGCAGAGCCTGAAAGGAGGTCTCGTCCACCTGTTTCACCAAAATCTCCAAGCAAGAAGTCCAATGAAGCTATCTctccaaaaggaagaataagatcAAAGCCTTCTCAGGTGAAATGCCACCGTGAAGAGGTCTTGCAGAGTACAGGGAACAGAATAAGCTTAGCAAAGCAGGTTGATGTCAACGTTATGGATCGTGCAAAGCCTCCGGGTGGCAACTCAACCTTCGTTCCACCAAGCAATGCTGCTGCAACAGCAAGTCACAAG GCTCCTTCAATTCTGGGTTCAGACCAAAACATTCATTCACTGGACAACATTCCAAGCCCTGTCTCTGTCCTTGATACATCCTTCTATCATAAAAGGATCTCAGATTCATTCAGAG ATGGTGAGAGACATTCTTCAGAGGAATGCTGGAACCCAAACAGCCTGCCTGACACGCCACagtcaaaagcgagcagtgaagtCAACCAGATTAAACCAGAAAATTTGGAAGTTCTGATCCAGAAGCTTGAGCAACTGCAATCAATGAATGAAGAAGACGCAA TGAAAGTGGTTAACAAGGATGTGGAGAAGATACCTGAGGCTTCAACTCCTCTTACTGCTGAGAAAGCAGTTAACAATGATTTGGAGAAGATTCCTGAGGCTGCTCCAAAACCCCGCGCACCAGTTGAGAAGGCTGCTCCAGCACCTCGAGCACCAGTTGAGaaggctgctcctgctcctcgcGCACCAGTTGAGAAGGCTGCTCCAGCACCTCGCGCACCAGTTGAGAAGGCTGCTCCAGCACCTCCTGCGCCAGTTGAGAAGGCTGCTCCAGCACCTCCCGCGCCAGTTGAGAAGGCTGCTCCAGCACCTCTTGCGCCAGTTGAGAAGGCTGCTCCAGCTCCTCGCGCACCAGTTGTGaaggctgctcctgctcctcgcGCACCAGTTGAGAAGGCTGCTCCAGCACCTCCCGCACCAGTTGAGAAGGGTGCTCCAGCACCTCCTGCGCCAGTTGAGAAGGCTGCTCCAGCACCTCCCGCGCCAGTTGAGAAGGGTGCTCCAGCACCTCCCGCGCCAGTTGAGAAGGCTGCTCCAGCTCCTCGTGCACCAGTTGTGAAGGCTGCTCCAGCTCCTCGCGCACCAGTCGAGAAGGCAGCTGCAGGTCCTCCCACACCAGTTGTGAAGTCTGCTCCAGCTCCTCACTCATCAGATGAGAAGGAAGTAACTAGGAAGACTTATGCATCAATT GTTAAAACCATGAGGGAGAGCACACAGCCTGCCCCAGCTGCCAGACCCGCCAAACCCAATCCAAGGCCAAAGGCGGCTCAAAATGTGGAGACAAATGTGTCCTCACCTTCAAAACCTGCTCATTCTACTGATAATGCCCTCCCAGGCGATAAAAGTGTTCCTAAAAATAAATCACATGATG AGCTAGGGTACTCAATTTTTGTTAAAAATTTACCTTTCGACGCAACTGTTGAAATGGTGGAACAAGAGTTCAGCAAGTTTGGTTCTATTAAATCTGGTGGTATACAAGTCAAATGCCAG CCTGATCAGTTTTGCTTTGGCTTTGTTGAATTTGAGTCTCAGCAATCCATGGTAGCAGCCATCGAG GCTTCTACGGTTTATTTCGGCCCAAGAGAATCATATGTTGAGGAGAAAAGAACCAAAACACGAG tTGTCGATGGTGTTATCACACGTGGGGATGACAATGGCTTCCAGTATGGCAGAGGTGGTTACTACGGGGACAGCTACAAGCGGCAGTGGGGCGGTCAGAACAACGGCTACTACCACGATGGAGATAACACGAGGAACGACTATTCAGGCTGTGTCCGAGGACCGCAAGGGAACGGCTACCCTCAGAACAGCAACGGATACCACCAGAACAGGAATAGCTACCAGCAGAACGGCAACGGCTACTCTGGGAATGGCTACCAACAGCGACGCCCCAGCAACAACAACGGGAACGGGAGGGTTGAGCGCAACAATGGCCCTAGGCAACAACAAGGCCCTGCTGCTGCGTAG
- the LOC136542605 gene encoding ninja-family protein 5-like isoform X1 codes for MASRDFLGGFGWDGGQAPAGGAAAGAGGESDEIELSLGLSLGGCFSANPSQDGKQPPRLLRSSSIASICSLPATCCGGAQDAAAAATAPPPDQLLRTSSLPTEYMEDRLRRRAMQSQRRLEAKRKRLERRNSMNSGRPVPAAGGGTAGRDEGLEHTVPSGFQLRRTIAALMTAGSPTPSRPQQGGGRHMRAEQGGRRWSTHSWRRRGRTWQRRWRSWRGRGPVTPSCNGTAPAADTPSSSSSSSSYVRAALDRQLCRSVDHVIVLLCSSRARNRNWDERLMVVICCFGDLDDSFSGRQHGVRDCQSAVEQGPRFLAAAETTDFVHAIRRRSGATGRRSRTRTRTSRSQGTASAASAAPRRAGAGSTPCPRPRK; via the exons ATGGCTTCTAGGGATTTCCTGGGCGGGTTCGGCTGGGATGGAGGGCAAGCGCCTGCGGGTGGCGCCGCCGCAGGGGCCGGCGGGGAGTCGGACGAGATCGAGCTCAGCCTCGGCCTGtccctcggcggctgcttcagcGCCAACCCGTCGCAGGACGGGAAGCAGCCGCCGCGGCTCCTGCGCTCGTCCTCCATCGCCTCGATCTGCTCCTTGCCTGCCACCTGCTGCGGGGGGGCgcaggacgccgccgccgccgctaccgcGCCTCCGCCGGACCAGCTGCTCCGCACCTCCTCCCTCCCCACCGAGTACATGGAGGACCGGCTCCGCCGCCGGGCGATGCAGAGCCAGCGACGCCTCGAGGCCAAGCGGAAGCGTCTCGAGCGCCGGAACTCCATGAACTCGGGAAGGCCAGTTCCGGCGGCCGGTGGTGGCACCGCCGGCCGGGACGAAGGCCTTGAGCACACGGTCCCCAGCGGCTTCCAGCTCCGCCGTACCATCGCCGCCTTGATGACGGCGGGTTCGCCAACGCCAAGCCGGCCGCAGCAAG GAGGCGGCCGGCATATGCGAGCCGAGCAGGGTGGGAGGCGGTGGTCGACGCACAGCTGGCGGCGGCGCGGACGCACCTGGCAGAGGCGCTGGCGAAGCTGGCGTGGGCGTGGGCCCGTGACGCCGAGCTGCAACGGCACCGCGCCGGCCGCCGAcactccctcctcgtcctcgtcctcgtcctcataTGTCCGTGCGGCTCTCGATCGACAACTCTGTCGAAGTGTCGATCATGTCATCGTGCTGCTTTGCTCATCACGTGCTAGGAATAGGAATTGGGATGAGCGCTTGATGGTCGTGATTTGCTGCTTCGGTGACCTGGACGATTCCTTTTCTGGTCGACAGCATGGAGTGCGTGATTGCCAATCCGCAGTCGAGCAAGGACCAAGGTTCCTGGCCGCGGCCGAGACCACTGACTTCGTGCACGCGATACGACGCCGCAGTGGAGCAACAGGAAGAAGATCTCGAACGCGCACACGTACCTCGCGCTCTCAGGGCACAGCGTCTGCTGCGTCTGCGGCGCCGCGGCGTGCCGGCGCGGGCTCCACACCGTGTCCCCGGCCCCGAAAGTAG
- the LOC136542605 gene encoding ninja-family protein 5-like isoform X2 yields MASRDFLGGFGWDGGQAPAGGAAAGAGGESDEIELSLGLSLGGCFSANPSQDGKQPPRLLRSSSIASICSLPATCCGGAQDAAAAATAPPPDQLLRTSSLPTEYMEDRLRRRAMQSQRRLEAKRKRLERRNSMNSGRPVPAAGGGTAGRDEGLEHTVPSGFQLRRTIAALMTAGSPTPSRPQQGLAERRAEASSPAAAPRSSDGVSVGQSSSHVPKEATTARGRPPSDGGAACHEQQPPAPPPLRTLRSLTMRTASTGDLRNTMAEDMPMVSYKVAEGPSGGGGRKTDGFLYKYRKGEEVRIVCVCHGSFLTPAEFVKHAGGGEVTNPLRHIVVNPQQSVFL; encoded by the exons ATGGCTTCTAGGGATTTCCTGGGCGGGTTCGGCTGGGATGGAGGGCAAGCGCCTGCGGGTGGCGCCGCCGCAGGGGCCGGCGGGGAGTCGGACGAGATCGAGCTCAGCCTCGGCCTGtccctcggcggctgcttcagcGCCAACCCGTCGCAGGACGGGAAGCAGCCGCCGCGGCTCCTGCGCTCGTCCTCCATCGCCTCGATCTGCTCCTTGCCTGCCACCTGCTGCGGGGGGGCgcaggacgccgccgccgccgctaccgcGCCTCCGCCGGACCAGCTGCTCCGCACCTCCTCCCTCCCCACCGAGTACATGGAGGACCGGCTCCGCCGCCGGGCGATGCAGAGCCAGCGACGCCTCGAGGCCAAGCGGAAGCGTCTCGAGCGCCGGAACTCCATGAACTCGGGAAGGCCAGTTCCGGCGGCCGGTGGTGGCACCGCCGGCCGGGACGAAGGCCTTGAGCACACGGTCCCCAGCGGCTTCCAGCTCCGCCGTACCATCGCCGCCTTGATGACGGCGGGTTCGCCAACGCCAAGCCGGCCGCAGCAAG GACTGGCGGAACGCCGTGCAGAGGCGAGTAGCCCGGCGGCCGCCCCCAGGTCGTCGGACGGCGTGAGCGTCGGGCAGAGCAGCTCCCATGTCCCGAAGGAGGCAACAACCGCCAGAGGAAGGCCGCCGTCAGACGGCGGCGCGGCCTGCCACGAGCAgcagccgccggcgccgccgccgctgcgcacGCTGCGGTCGCTGACGATGCGGACGGCGAGCACGGGCGACCTCCGGAACACCATGGCGGAGGACATGCCGATGGTGTCGTACAAGGTGGCGGAGGgccccagcggcggcggcggccggaagACCGACGGGTTCCTGTACAAGTACAGGAAGGGGGAGGAAGTGCGGATCGTGTGCGTCTGCCACGGCAGCTTCCTCACGCCCGCCGAGTTCGTGAAGCatgccggcggcggcgaggtgaCCAACCCGCTGCGCCACATCGTCGTCAACCCGCAGCAGTCGGTGTTCTTGTAG